One window of Papaver somniferum cultivar HN1 chromosome 9, ASM357369v1, whole genome shotgun sequence genomic DNA carries:
- the LOC113309725 gene encoding calcium-dependent protein kinase 13-like: MGNCCRSPASVAREDVKPRNSVHHENKNHYNKENETTKKTIKVLNEISKVKIEEKYLIDKELGRGEFGVTYLCIGKESKELLAVKSISKRKLRSNVDVEDVRREVEIMKHLPTNSNIVSLKETYEDENGVHLVMELCEGGELFDRIVARGHYNERAAASVVKTIVEVVQICHNHGVIHRDLKPENFLFANKKENSPLKAIDFGLSIFFKPGEKFSEIVGSPYYMAPEVLKRNYGPEIDIWSAGVILYILLCGVPPFWAESEQGVAQAIIRGVIDFKRDPWPNVSESAKDLVSKMLQADPKLRLTAKQVLEHSWLQHAKKAPNVSLGDVVKSRLKQFSVMNRFKRKALRVIAEHLSVEEVEDIKVMFQKIDTDNDGIVSVEELKVGLQKFGSQLAESEVQMLIEAVDTNGKGTMDYGEFVAVSLHLQRMANDEHLRKAFSYFDKDSNGYIELQELEDALLEDGTEDCADVANDIFQEVDTDKDGKISYDEFAAMMKTGTDWRKASRHYSRGRFNSLSIKLMKDGSLNMGGEPVTST; this comes from the exons ATGGGAAACTGTTGTAGATCTCCTGCTTCAGTAGCAAGAGAAGATGTAAAACCAAGAAACTCAGTTCATCACGAGAACAAGAATCACTACAACAAGGAAAATGAGACAACTAAGAAGACGATTAAAGTGTTAAATGAGATTTCCAAAGTAAAGATTGAAGAGAAATACTTGATAGATAAAGAATTAGGGCGAGGTGAATTTGGTGTTACATATCTATGTATTGGTAAAGAGAGTAAGGAATTGTTGGCGGTGAAATCGATATCGAAGAGGAAGTTGAGGAGTAATGTTGATGTTGAAGATGTAAGAAGAGAAGTAGAAATAATGAAACATTTACCAACGAATTCGAATATTGTGAGTTTAAAAGAAACATATGAAGATGAGAATGGTGTACATTTAGTTATGGAATTATGTGAAGGTGGTGAGTTGTTTGATAGAATTGTTGCTAGAGGTCATTATAATGAAAGAGCTGCTGCTAGTGTTGTTAAAACTATTGTTGAAGTTGTTCAAATTTGTCATAATCATGGTGTTATTCATAGAGATTTGAAGCCGGAGAATTTTTTGTTTGCTAATAAAAAGGAGAATTCGCCGTTGAAAGCTATTGATTTTGGATTGTCTATATTTTTTAAGCCTG GGGAGAAGTTTTCAGAAATTGTTGGAAGTCCATACTACATGGCACCAGAAGTGCTTAAGCGGAATTATGGACCAGAAATTGATATTTGGAGCGCAGGTGTCATTCTGTACATCTTATTGTGTGGAGTTCCACCATTTTGGGCTG AGTCAGAGCAAGGAGTTGCTCAAGCTATTATACGTGGAGTAATAGATTTTAAACGAGATCCATGGCCCAACGTTTCTGAGAGTGCCAAGGATTTGGTTTCTAAAATGTTGCAAGCTGACCCAAAACTACGATTAACCGCAAAGCAAGTGCTTG AGCATTCTTGGCTACAACATGCTAAAAAAGCTCCAAATGTTTCTCTTGGGGATGTGGTCAAATCAAGACTGAAGCAGTTCTCGGTGATGAACAGATTCAAAAGAAAGGCCCTAAGG GTTATTGCTGAGCATTTATCTGTTGAAGAAGTTGAAGACATTAAAGTGATGTTTCAGAAGATTGACACAGATAATGATGGTATTGTGTCAGTCGAGGAACTAAAAGTTGGCCTTCAGAAATTTGGTTCTCAGCTCGCGGAGTCTGAAGTACAGATGCTTATTGAAGCT GTAGACACTAACGGGAAAGGGACAATGGATTACGGTGAATTTGTTGCAGTTTCCCTCCATTTACAAAGGATGGCTAATGATGAGCATCTCCGCAAAGCATTCTCATACTTTGACAAGGACAGCAATGGTTACATTGAACTACAAGAGCTTGAAGATGCCTTACTGGAGGACGGAACTGAAGACTGTGCAGATGTCGCAAATGATATCTTCCAGGAAGTAGACACTGACAAG GATGGAAAAATCAGTTACGATGAGTTTGCTGCAATGATGAAAACTGGAACTGACTGGCGCAAGGCTTCAAGACATTACTCTAGAGGAAGATTTAACAGTCTCAGCATAAAGCTGATGAAAGATGGGTCTCTAAACATGGGTGGGGAACCAGTAACTAGTACATAA